One window of Erinaceus europaeus chromosome 6, mEriEur2.1, whole genome shotgun sequence genomic DNA carries:
- the BRAP gene encoding BRCA1-associated protein isoform X2, whose amino-acid sequence MSVSLVVIRLELAEHSPVPAGFGFSAAAGEMSDEEIKTKTLASATACLEGKSPGEKAAIIHQHLGHREMTDMIIETMKSSPDELKTTVEERKSSEASLIAQKTKDQSKECLNTAPDSPSKLLPDQISFFSGNPSVEIVHGIMHLYKTNKMTSLKEDVRRSAMLCILTVPATMTSHDLMKFVAPFNEVIEQMKIIRDSTPNQYMVLIKFSAQGASLPVMDLTELPKCTVCLERMDESVNGILTTLCNHSFHSQCLQRWDDTTCPVCRYCQTPEPVEENKCFECGVQENLWICLICGHIGCGRYVSRHAYKHFEETQHTYAMQLTNHRVWDYAGDNYVHRLVASKTDGKIVQYECEGDTCQEEKIDALQLEYSYLLTSQLESQRIYWENKIVRIEKDTAEEINNMKTKFKETIEKCDNLEHKLNDLLKEKQSVERKCTQLNTKVAKLTTELKEEQEMNKCLRANQVLLQNKLKEEERVLKETCSQKDLQITEIQEQLRDVMFYLEAQQKINHLPAETRQEIQEGQINVPMASASSPPSSGSSGKLPSRKGRSKRGK is encoded by the exons CTGGGGAAATGTCTGATGAGGAGATCAAAACGAAGACACTAGCTTCAGCTACAGCCTGTCTAGAAGGGAAGTCACCAGGGGAGAAAGCAGCAATTATACACCAGCATCTTGGCCATCGAGAAATGACAGATATGATCATTGAGACTATGAAGTCCAGCCCAG ATGAGTTGAAAACTACTGTGGAAGAAAGGAAGTCTTCAGAGGCATCTCTCATTGCACAGAAAACTAAAGATCAAAGTAAAGAATGCTTGAACACTGCTCCTGATTCTCCATCCAAACTCCTTCCAGACCAGATTTCATTCTTCAGTGGAAATCCATCAGTTGAAATAGTTCATGGTATTATGCACCTATACAAGACAAa TAAGATGACCTCCTTAAAAGAAGATGTGAGGCGCAGTGCCATGCTGTGTATTCTCACAGTCCCCGCTACAATGACCAGCCATGACCTTATGAAGTTTGTCGCCCCATTTAATGAAGTGATTGAACAAATGAAAATCATCAGAGACTCTACTCCAAATCAGTATATGGTGCTGATAAAATTTAGTGCGCAG GGCGCCAGCCTCCCTGTGATGGACCTGACTGAGCTCCCCAAGTGCACAGTGTGTCTGGAGCGCATGGACGAGTCCGTGAATGGCATTCTCACCACGTTATGTAACCACAGCTTCCACAGCCAGTGTCTACAGCGCTGGGACGACACCAC GTGTCCTGTTTGCCGATATTGTCAAACACCAGAGCCCGTAGAAGAAAACAAGTGTTTCGAATGTGGTGTTCAGGAA AATCTTTGGATTTGTTTAATATGCGGCCACATAGGATGTGGACGATACGTAAGCCGACATGCCTATAAGCACTTTGAGGAAACTCAGCACACATATGCCATGCAGCTCACCAACCACCGAGTCTGGGACTATGCTGGAG ATAATTATGTCCATCGACTGGTTGCAAGTAAAACAGATGGAAAAATTGTACAGTATGAATGTGAAGGCGACACTTGCCAGGAAGAGAAAATAGATGCCTTACAGTTAGAG TATTCATATTTACTAACAAGCCAGCTGGAATCACAACGAATCTACTGGGAAAACAAGATAGTGCGGATAGAGAAGGACACAGCAGAAGAG ATTAACAACATGAAGACCAAATTCAAAGAAACAATTGAGAAGTGTGATAATCTGGAGCACAAACTAAATGATCTTCTAAAAGAAAAGCAGTCTGTGGAAAGAAA GTGCACTCAGCTAAACACTAAGGTAGCCAAACTCACCACAGAGCTCAAAGAGGAGCAGGAAATGAACAAGTGTTTGCGAGCCAACCAAGTCCTCCTGCAGAacaagctgaaggaggaagagagggtctTGAAGGAGACCTGCAGCCAGAAGGACCTGCAGATCACCGAGATCCAGGAGCAGCTGCGTGATGTCATGTTCTACCTGGAAGCGCAGCAGAAGATCAACCACCTGCCTGCCGAGACCCGGCAGGAAATCCAGGAGGGACAGATCAACGTCCCTATGGCCTCAGCCTCCAGCCCCCCGTCCTCAGGGAGCAGTGGGAAACTGCCTTCCAGGAAGGGCCGCAGCAAGAGGGGCAAGTGA
- the BRAP gene encoding BRCA1-associated protein isoform X1: MSVSLVVIRLELAEHSPVPAGFGFSAAAGEMSDEEIKTKTLASATACLEGKSPGEKAAIIHQHLGHREMTDMIIETMKSSPDELKTTVEERKSSEASLIAQKTKDQSKECLNTAPDSPSKLLPDQISFFSGNPSVEIVHGIMHLYKTNKMTSLKEDVRRSAMLCILTVPATMTSHDLMKFVAPFNEVIEQMKIIRDSTPNQYMVLIKFSAQADADSFYMACNGRQFNSIEDDVCQLVYVERAEVLKSEDGASLPVMDLTELPKCTVCLERMDESVNGILTTLCNHSFHSQCLQRWDDTTCPVCRYCQTPEPVEENKCFECGVQENLWICLICGHIGCGRYVSRHAYKHFEETQHTYAMQLTNHRVWDYAGDNYVHRLVASKTDGKIVQYECEGDTCQEEKIDALQLEYSYLLTSQLESQRIYWENKIVRIEKDTAEEINNMKTKFKETIEKCDNLEHKLNDLLKEKQSVERKCTQLNTKVAKLTTELKEEQEMNKCLRANQVLLQNKLKEEERVLKETCSQKDLQITEIQEQLRDVMFYLEAQQKINHLPAETRQEIQEGQINVPMASASSPPSSGSSGKLPSRKGRSKRGK; encoded by the exons CTGGGGAAATGTCTGATGAGGAGATCAAAACGAAGACACTAGCTTCAGCTACAGCCTGTCTAGAAGGGAAGTCACCAGGGGAGAAAGCAGCAATTATACACCAGCATCTTGGCCATCGAGAAATGACAGATATGATCATTGAGACTATGAAGTCCAGCCCAG ATGAGTTGAAAACTACTGTGGAAGAAAGGAAGTCTTCAGAGGCATCTCTCATTGCACAGAAAACTAAAGATCAAAGTAAAGAATGCTTGAACACTGCTCCTGATTCTCCATCCAAACTCCTTCCAGACCAGATTTCATTCTTCAGTGGAAATCCATCAGTTGAAATAGTTCATGGTATTATGCACCTATACAAGACAAa TAAGATGACCTCCTTAAAAGAAGATGTGAGGCGCAGTGCCATGCTGTGTATTCTCACAGTCCCCGCTACAATGACCAGCCATGACCTTATGAAGTTTGTCGCCCCATTTAATGAAGTGATTGAACAAATGAAAATCATCAGAGACTCTACTCCAAATCAGTATATGGTGCTGATAAAATTTAGTGCGCAG GCCGATGCAGATAGTTTTTACATGGCATGCAATGGCCGCCAGTTCAACTCAATAGAAGATGATGTTTGCCAGTTGGTCTACGTGGAAAGAGCAGAAGTATTGAAATCTGAAGAT GGCGCCAGCCTCCCTGTGATGGACCTGACTGAGCTCCCCAAGTGCACAGTGTGTCTGGAGCGCATGGACGAGTCCGTGAATGGCATTCTCACCACGTTATGTAACCACAGCTTCCACAGCCAGTGTCTACAGCGCTGGGACGACACCAC GTGTCCTGTTTGCCGATATTGTCAAACACCAGAGCCCGTAGAAGAAAACAAGTGTTTCGAATGTGGTGTTCAGGAA AATCTTTGGATTTGTTTAATATGCGGCCACATAGGATGTGGACGATACGTAAGCCGACATGCCTATAAGCACTTTGAGGAAACTCAGCACACATATGCCATGCAGCTCACCAACCACCGAGTCTGGGACTATGCTGGAG ATAATTATGTCCATCGACTGGTTGCAAGTAAAACAGATGGAAAAATTGTACAGTATGAATGTGAAGGCGACACTTGCCAGGAAGAGAAAATAGATGCCTTACAGTTAGAG TATTCATATTTACTAACAAGCCAGCTGGAATCACAACGAATCTACTGGGAAAACAAGATAGTGCGGATAGAGAAGGACACAGCAGAAGAG ATTAACAACATGAAGACCAAATTCAAAGAAACAATTGAGAAGTGTGATAATCTGGAGCACAAACTAAATGATCTTCTAAAAGAAAAGCAGTCTGTGGAAAGAAA GTGCACTCAGCTAAACACTAAGGTAGCCAAACTCACCACAGAGCTCAAAGAGGAGCAGGAAATGAACAAGTGTTTGCGAGCCAACCAAGTCCTCCTGCAGAacaagctgaaggaggaagagagggtctTGAAGGAGACCTGCAGCCAGAAGGACCTGCAGATCACCGAGATCCAGGAGCAGCTGCGTGATGTCATGTTCTACCTGGAAGCGCAGCAGAAGATCAACCACCTGCCTGCCGAGACCCGGCAGGAAATCCAGGAGGGACAGATCAACGTCCCTATGGCCTCAGCCTCCAGCCCCCCGTCCTCAGGGAGCAGTGGGAAACTGCCTTCCAGGAAGGGCCGCAGCAAGAGGGGCAAGTGA